Proteins from one Acidobacteriota bacterium genomic window:
- a CDS encoding integration host factor subunit beta: MTKAELVDAVAKNSDLSKKDAEVIVQTVLDSIVHSLKSGEKVELRGFGSFRLRERASRQGRNPKTGEKVFVPAKKVPYFKPGKDLKELIND; this comes from the coding sequence ATGACGAAAGCCGAACTGGTCGATGCCGTGGCCAAAAACTCGGATCTCAGCAAGAAGGACGCGGAAGTCATCGTTCAGACCGTACTGGACAGCATAGTCCACTCCCTGAAGTCGGGAGAGAAGGTCGAACTGCGCGGCTTCGGCAGCTTCCGCCTGCGGGAGCGGGCCTCCCGTCAGGGGCGCAATCCCAAGACGGGCGAAAAGGTCTTTGTTCCGGCCAAGAAGGTGCCCTACTTCAAACCGGGCAAGGATCTCAAGGAACTGATTAACGACTGA